CCACGGCCTCGTCCGAGGGGGTGAAGACCTCGTTCGCAAGGGCCACCTGCTTGGGGTGGATCGCCCATTTGCCGACCATGCCCAGCGTGGCCGAGCGCAGCGCCTGGGCGCGGAAGCCCTCATCATCGCTGAAATCGCCGAAGGGACCATCGACGGGCAGGATGCCATGAGTGCGGCAGGCGGCGACGATGGCGGTCTGCGCCCAATGCCAGGGGTCGGACCAGTATTTCGCGCCTTCGTGCAGCATGTAGTAATTGGCCTGCGTGCCGCCGATGCCCGTGGTCTGCATCCCCATGGAGGCGGCGAAATCGGCAGCCCCGAGGCTCATCGCTTGCAGGCGGGGGCTGGAGGCGGCGATGGCCTCGACATGGGCGATGCCGGCGGCGGATTCGATGATCACCTCGAAGGTGATCGGGGTCTTGCGGCCGGTGGCGCGTTCGATCGCTGTCACCAGCGCATCGACGGCATAGACATCCTCGGCGCAGCCGACCTTGGGGATCATGATCTGGTTCAGCCGTTCGCCGCCCTGTTCCAGCAGGTCCACCACGTCGCGATACCACCAGGGTGTATCCAGCCCGTTGATGCGGACGGAGAGGTATTTGGTGCCCCAGTCCATCTCGTTGATCGCCTTGATGACATTGGCGCGGGCCGTTTCCTTGTCCGAGGGGGCCACGGAATCCTCGAGGTCGATGTTGATGACATCCGCGGCGCTGGTGGCCATTTTCTCGAAGATCGCGGGGCGCGAGCCGGGGCCGAACAGCTGGCAGCGGTTCGGGCGGGCGGGGGCGGCGGGCTGGAGGCGGAAGCTCATGGGCTTGGACCTTTCGGGTAAGGATATTGCTTATTTCTGGCGTCATTGGGTATGAAATTGCGCGGGCGGGTGCAAGCGGCTTTTGCAGGCGCGGCATGATTGCCGCAACGCCGCATCCGTGGCGCGTGCCGGGGTGATCCGGTGAAGATCCTGCTGCGAAAATGGACAACCTGCGGAGGATCTTGTGCAAAAAGGCGAAAGCCGCGCGGATTTGCAATGCATTCCCGCGTCAAATCCGTAACGCTGCCGCAAACTGACATGAAAGGGCATTCCGATGATCGAGACTCCGTATCTTCTGTTTCTGGGCGATGCGCCCGATGCGCTGGCGGCCAAGGTGGCGCAGGGGATCAGGGACTGGCGGCCGCAGAATGCCGTGGGCCAGTTCCGGATGGAGGGCTGCCGCGCGGATATGCGCCTGCCCGACATGACGCTGGAGGAGGCGCGGGCGGCGGGGGCGAAGACGCTGGTGATCGGCGTGGCGAACCGGGGCGGCGTGATTTCGGCCGCGTGGAAGAAGGTTCTGGTGCAGGCTTTGGAGGAAGGGTTCGATCTGGCCTCGGGCCTGCACAACCTGTTGCGGGACGAGCCGGATCTGGTGGCGGTGGCCAAGGCAACGGGGCGGCAGTTGCATGATGTGCGCGTGCCGTCGGTCCAGTATCCGATTGCGAACGGGGTGAAGCGGTCCGGCAAGCGGTGCCTGGCCGTGGGGACGGATTGTTCCGTGGGCAAGATGTATACGGCGCTATGCATGGACCGCGAGATGAAGGCGCGCGGGTTGAAGTCGAGTTTCCGTGCCACGGGGCAGACGGGCATCCTGATCACCGGCGATGGCGTGCCGCTGGATGCGGTGATCGCGGATTTCATGGCCGGGTCCATCGAATGGCTGACGCCCGATAACGATGCGGATCACTGGGATATGATCGAAGGTCAGGGAAGTTTGTTCCATGTCTCCTATTCCGGGGTCACGCTGGCGCTGATCCATGGCGGGCAGCCCGATGCGCTGGTGGTGTGCCACGAACCCACGCGGGAGCATATGCGGGGGCTGCCGGGCTACAAGCTGCCGAGCCTTGAGCAGGTGCGGGACATGGCCTTGGAACTGGCCAAGGTGGCCAATCCCGCCTGTCAGGTGATCGGCTATGCGATCAACACCCAACACATGAGCGAGGATGCGGCGCAGGCCTATCTGGCGGATGTCGAGGCGCGGCTGGGCCTGCCCGCGACGGACCCTTACCGCTATGGCGCGGACAAGCTGGTGGACGCGCTGGCGGCGATCTGAGAGGGTTTTGGCGATATCTCCCGGTGCGCTGCGCCGCGCCGGGGGAATGAGTATTTATGGCAAGATGAAGCGGGGGGCGGCGATGCGGATCACGGTTGAGCGGGATGTGTTCAAGCTGGCGCAGGTGTTCACCATCAGTCGCGGGTCACGGACCGAGGCAAAGGTGCTGACGGTGCGGATCACGGATGGGGATGTGACCGGCTGGGGGGAATGTGTGCCTTATGCGCGGTATGACGAGACTTTGGACAGCGTGACCGCTGAGATCGAAGGGTTGCCGGGGGCGCTGACGCGTGAGGCGCTGTATGACCTGTTGCCCGCAGGCGCGGCGCGGAATGCGGTGGATTGCGCGCTCTGGGATCTGGAGGCGAAGCGGAGCGGCAGGAGAGTCTGGGAACTGGCGGGTTTGGCGAAGCCGGGGCCGGAGGTGACGGCCTATACGCTGTCGCTGGCGGAGCCTGCCGAGATGGAGGCGCAGGCGGCGAAACATGCGTTTCGGCCTTTGTTGAAGATCAAGCTGGGCACGCCCGACGATATGCCCCGGTTGGAGGCTGTGCGGCGCGGCGCGCCGAAATCGACGATCATCGTGGATGCCAATGAGGGATGGTCGGCGGCGGTCTATGCGGATCTGGCGCCGCATCTGGTGCGGTTGGGCGTGGCGCTGGTCGAGCAACCCCTGCCCGCGTCCGAGGATGAGGCGCTGATCGGGATGGAGCGGCCGGTGCCGGTTTGCGCCGATGAAAGCTGCCATGACCGGACGAGCCTGCCGCATCTGGCCGGGAAATATGATGTGGTGAACATCAAGCTGGACAAGACCGGGGGCCTGACCGAGGCGCTGGCGCTGCGCGATGCGGCGCGGGCTGCGGGGTTCAAGGTGATGGTGGGCTGCATGGTCGGAAGTTCATTGGCCATGGCGCCTGCGACATTGGTGGCGCAGGGCGCGATGGTGACGGATCTTGACGGGCCGCTGCTTCTGGCCGAAGACCGCGAGGCACCGCTTCTGTTTGACGAGGCGGGCGTGCATCCGCCCGAACCGGGCCTTTGGGGCTGACCCGCAGCAAGGAGAGAAGATCATGCGCACCGTCTATGTGAACGGAGACTACCTGCCCGAGAATGAGGCGAAAGTGTCGATCTTTGATCGCGGCTTCCTGATGGCCGATGGCGTCTATGAGGTGACGAGCGTGCTGGGCGGCAAGCTGATCGACTTTGGCGGGCATCTGGCGCGGCTGGAGCGGTCCCTGGCAGAGCTGGACATGGACAAGCCCGAGGGGTTTGACGACCTGCTGGAGATCCACCGCGAACTGGTGCGGTTGAACGGGATCGAGGAGGGGATGATCTATTTGCAGGTGACGCGGGGCGCGCCGGGGGGCCGGGATTTCGCCTTTCCCGACCCGGAGGTGACAAAGCCGACACTGGTGCTGTTCACCCAGAACAAGCCCGGTCTTGCCGCCAATCCGGTGGCCAAGAAGGGGATCAAGGTCATCAGCATCGAGGATATTCGCTGGGGTCGGCGCGACATCAAGACGGTGCAACTGCTCTATCCATCCATGGGCAAGATGATGGCCAAGAAGGCGGGCTGCGACGATGCCTGGATGGTGCAGGACGGGGCGGTGACGGAAGGGACCAGCAACAACGCCTATATCGTCAAGGGCAACAAGATCATCACGCGGCAGTTGAGCCATGACATCCTGCACGGGATCACCCGCGCGGCCGTGCTGCGCTTCGCGCAGGAGGCGCAGATGGAGGTCGAGGAGCGCGCCTTCACCATCGCCGAGGCGCAGGCGGCGGATGAGGCCTTCATCACATCCGCCTCGACCTTTGTGATGCCGGTGGTGGAGATCGACGGGGCCAAGGTGGGCACCGGCGCGCCCGGCAATGTGGCGGCGCGGCTGCGCGAGATCTATCTGGATGAGAGCCTGAAGGCGGCGGTCTGAGGTTGCGGGGACGGGTGGGGGTTTCACCCCCACACCCCCAGGATAGTTGAAGCAAGAAGAAAC
This sequence is a window from Serpentinimonas maccroryi. Protein-coding genes within it:
- a CDS encoding L-malyl-CoA/beta-methylmalyl-CoA lyase, whose translation is MSFRLQPAAPARPNRCQLFGPGSRPAIFEKMATSAADVINIDLEDSVAPSDKETARANVIKAINEMDWGTKYLSVRINGLDTPWWYRDVVDLLEQGGERLNQIMIPKVGCAEDVYAVDALVTAIERATGRKTPITFEVIIESAAGIAHVEAIAASSPRLQAMSLGAADFAASMGMQTTGIGGTQANYYMLHEGAKYWSDPWHWAQTAIVAACRTHGILPVDGPFGDFSDDEGFRAQALRSATLGMVGKWAIHPKQVALANEVFTPSDEAVAEAREILAAMDAAKARGEGATVYKGRLVDIASIKQAEVIVRQSEMIAR
- the dgcN gene encoding N-acetyltransferase DgcN, producing MIETPYLLFLGDAPDALAAKVAQGIRDWRPQNAVGQFRMEGCRADMRLPDMTLEEARAAGAKTLVIGVANRGGVISAAWKKVLVQALEEGFDLASGLHNLLRDEPDLVAVAKATGRQLHDVRVPSVQYPIANGVKRSGKRCLAVGTDCSVGKMYTALCMDREMKARGLKSSFRATGQTGILITGDGVPLDAVIADFMAGSIEWLTPDNDADHWDMIEGQGSLFHVSYSGVTLALIHGGQPDALVVCHEPTREHMRGLPGYKLPSLEQVRDMALELAKVANPACQVIGYAINTQHMSEDAAQAYLADVEARLGLPATDPYRYGADKLVDALAAI
- the dgcA gene encoding N-acetyl-D-Glu racemase DgcA, whose translation is MAISPGALRRAGGMSIYGKMKRGAAMRITVERDVFKLAQVFTISRGSRTEAKVLTVRITDGDVTGWGECVPYARYDETLDSVTAEIEGLPGALTREALYDLLPAGAARNAVDCALWDLEAKRSGRRVWELAGLAKPGPEVTAYTLSLAEPAEMEAQAAKHAFRPLLKIKLGTPDDMPRLEAVRRGAPKSTIIVDANEGWSAAVYADLAPHLVRLGVALVEQPLPASEDEALIGMERPVPVCADESCHDRTSLPHLAGKYDVVNIKLDKTGGLTEALALRDAARAAGFKVMVGCMVGSSLAMAPATLVAQGAMVTDLDGPLLLAEDREAPLLFDEAGVHPPEPGLWG
- a CDS encoding D-amino-acid transaminase, whose product is MRTVYVNGDYLPENEAKVSIFDRGFLMADGVYEVTSVLGGKLIDFGGHLARLERSLAELDMDKPEGFDDLLEIHRELVRLNGIEEGMIYLQVTRGAPGGRDFAFPDPEVTKPTLVLFTQNKPGLAANPVAKKGIKVISIEDIRWGRRDIKTVQLLYPSMGKMMAKKAGCDDAWMVQDGAVTEGTSNNAYIVKGNKIITRQLSHDILHGITRAAVLRFAQEAQMEVEERAFTIAEAQAADEAFITSASTFVMPVVEIDGAKVGTGAPGNVAARLREIYLDESLKAAV